One genomic window of Pungitius pungitius chromosome 11, fPunPun2.1, whole genome shotgun sequence includes the following:
- the LOC119196941 gene encoding transmembrane protein 74, which produces MASPALLPTDERGKPPHPADVLERISSSAPHVRATSGSTGGASPREGACNTARGCHGRCHSAPRTALRRGGAEVKLAHLCEDKVRICGDGELETSFGYVDENVNRRVGSPDTSCKSTHRPVHNGEPCSETLPELSFMSEDDLSFGEGPGSSTDYGFISAVTFLVTGISLVIISYAVPRDVEVDRDSVSAREMERLEMESARIGAHLDRCVIAGLCLLTLGGVVLSTLLMISMWKGEMYRRKVVAYTKRSAKLYGSISLKTRSSPSHSSAHFSLEEEIEET; this is translated from the coding sequence ATGGCTTCTCCGGCGCTGCTTCCCACGGATGAGCGAGGCAAACCGCCTCATCCTGCCGACGTCCTTGAACGGATTTCCAGCAGTGCGCCGCACGTCCGCGCGACCAGCGGATCAACAGGAGGCGCGTCCCCGAGGGAGGGCGCCTGTAACACGGCCCGCGGCTGCCATGGCCGGTGTCATTCAGCACCAAGGACGGCGCTGCGCAGGGGAGGCGCAGAGGTTAAACTCGCTCACCTCTGCGAGGACAAAGTGCGGATTTGTGGCGACGGGGAATTAGAGACATCATTCGGCTATGTTGACGAGAATGTTAACCGACGAGTGGGCAGCCCGGACACTAGTTGTAAAAGTACTCACAGACCCGTGCACAACGGCGAGCCTTGCTCTGAGACTTTGCCGGAGCTTTCCTTCATGTCCGAGGACGATCTGTCCTTCGGGGAGGGCCCCGGGTCTTCCACAGACTACGGCTTTATCAGTGCAGTCACGTTCTTGGTGACCGGGATCTCCTTGGTTATCATCTCCTACGCCGTGCCACGGGACGTGGAGGTGGACCGTGACAGCGTGTCGgcgagggagatggagaggctGGAGATGGAGAGTGCCCGGATAGGTGCCCACCTGGACCGGTGCGTCATAGCGGGACTTTGCCTCCTCACGCTGGGTGGCGTGGTGCTCTCCACGCTGCTGATGATCTCCATGTGGAAGGGGGAGATGTACCGGAGGAAGGTCGTCGCTTACACCAAGCGTTCGGCTAAACTGTACGGCTCCATCAGCCTGAAAACGAGATCCAGTCCCAGCCACTCCTCTGCGCACTTCTCACTGGAGGAGGAAATTGAGGAGACTTAA